In Fimbriimonadaceae bacterium, the DNA window CTACCTCAACGCCCCGACGGTGCGTTACCGGTATGTGGTGAACGGCGAGACGCTCTACGGTTACTCGCACACCGACCCCGAGAAGGTGGTGACCTACGCCCCCGGCGACCCCGTGGAGGTGACGTACCTCCCGTCCGATCCCGGCGAATCGGGAACCGATCTGGTAGCGATGCAGAACTCGGGCAACGCGGGCCTTTTCCGAACGGTGTTGATCGAAGCCGTCGTGGCCTTGTTCTTTTGGGGGCCGGTCGTGTTCAGCAAGCTGGCGATCGGGAAGCTGAACTTCCCGGTGGGCAACTTCCTTGTGGGCATGGTGATCACCGGCCTGATGTTTCTGGTTGGCGTGGGGGTGCTGTTTGGAAGCGCCGTGCCCCAACTGAAGCGCGCCGAGGCCCTTGCCGACCACGCCGAGGTGGTGGACGCCCAGATCACGGGTGTGTACGATGGGGAGCACGGAAGGTACGCAGACTACGCCTACACCG includes these proteins:
- a CDS encoding DUF3592 domain-containing protein, translated to MAEFVSRVSEKLFLRFFQWLLFATFVGVGFGWLAGGKELSLANRLATEGVRVQGAVTETSAGDYLNAPTVRYRYVVNGETLYGYSHTDPEKVVTYAPGDPVEVTYLPSDPGESGTDLVAMQNSGNAGLFRTVLIEAVVALFFWGPVVFSKLAIGKLNFPVGNFLVGMVITGLMFLVGVGVLFGSAVPQLKRAEALADHAEVVDAQITGVYDGEHGRYADYAYTVGGKHYSGEAPYGGGYGDRGTLRIRYLPSEPGYSSMSPFDELSNAKQGVAFMSVWTLLALGFTVAIYIAGRRTL